The genomic interval ATCTACTCCGTCGCCCAGCGCACCCACGAGCTCGCCTCGAAGCTGCTCGAACGAGCGCGCCAGGAGATCGAGACGCCGCTGGCCGGGTACACCCATCTCCAACGGGCGCAGCCCGTGACCTTGGCGCATCACTTGCTCGCACATTTCTGGCGGCTCCAGCGGGACGTCGATCGGCTCCTGGCGACCGCCGCTCGTTCGAACGTTTCCCCGCTCGGAGCCGGGGCGCTCGCCGGATCCACCCTCCCGATCGAGCCGGATCGGGTCGCCCGTCGACTCGGGTTCGATCACCCGTTCGAGAACTCCCTGGACGCGGTCAGCGATCGAGATGGGTTCGTGGAACTCGCCTTCGATCTCGCGCTGCTCTCCGTGCATCTCAGCTCGATGGGGGAGGAGCTGGTCCTCTGGGCGTCGGCGGAGTTCGGGTATCTCCGTGCGAGCCCCAGCCTCGGCTCGGGCAGCAGCCTGATGCCGCAAAAGCGCAACCCCGACGTGGCCGAGCTCGCGCGTGGGAAGGCCGGACGGACGATCGGCGATCTGCTCGCCCTGCTCGTGACACTCAAGGGGCTGCCGCTCGCCTACAACCGAGACCTTCAGGAAGACAAGGCCCCAGTTCTGGACGCCCTTTCGACTACGGAGGCCACACTGGCGGCCCTGATCGCGGTCGTTCCGGCCCTCGAGTTCGAGCGCGAGCGCATGCGAGAGACCGCGACCGATCCCGCGATGCGCGCGACGGACGCGGCCGAGCACCTCGTCCGGCACGGCGTCCCCTTCCGGGAGGCGCACGAGCGGATCGCGGCCCACGTCGCCGCGCACGGTGGGCGGTTCGACGACCCCGAGGGTGTGGCCGGCCTCGGGCCGGGCCCTTCCGCTGCGGCCTGGACGTTCGATCCGTCAGATCCGCTGGCCGGTCGGCTCTCGCCCGGGGGCCCCGCCCCGATCGCGGTCCGACGCCAGATCGACCTCGCGGACGCGCGCATGCGCGTCGCGCACTCATCCCTCTCCTCGCTCGGCCGATCGGCCGGGCTCATCGAGGAGCTACTCCAGGAGGAACCGAAATGACCGAGTGCCCAGCGTGCGATGCCCATGTCGAATGCGCCACCATGGTGGCCGGAGAGATCTTTCCGTGCACCGACTGCGGGACCGAGCTTGAGGTCGTGACGACTCTACCGACCGCGGTCCAGCTGGCCCCGAAGGAGGCGGAAGACTGGGGTGAGTGACGCCCTCCGCCTCGGGATTTTCCTGACCATCGTCCGACCCGAAGAGAAGCAGATCTTCCAGGCCGCCGAGGCTCGCGGGATCACGGTCGAGCGTCTCGACGACGAGCGCATGACCTTCGATCTAGAACGACCGGACCTGCCCGTCGACGTGATCCTGAACCGTTCGGTCAGCCACTCCCGCGGCCTGTACGCGATGCGGTTCTTCGCCCACTACGGGATTCCGACCGTCAACACGGCCGACGTCATCGAGCGGGCCGGCGACAAGATCCTCGGATCTCTGCGGCTCCGGGAGGCCGGGATTCCGACCCCCCGAACGATCGTGGCGCTTACCCCGGAGGCGGCGTTGATTGCGCTCGATCAGATCGGCTACCCCGCGGTCCTGAAGCCTCCGATCGGCTCGTGGGGTCGGCTGATGGCCCGCGTGCACAGCCGCGAGGAGGCGGAGCAGATCATCGAGCACAAGGTCGCGCTCGCCTCTCCGCAACACTCCGTGTTCTACGTACAGGAGTACGTGCCCAAGCCCGATCGCGATCTGCGCGTCTTCGTCATCGGACGGACGGTGGTGGGAGCCATGTATCGACACTCGAGCGACTGGCGGACCAATGCGGCCCGTGGGGCCGAATCCGAGGCGTTCGATCCTCCGGAGTCCGTGCGCGCACTTGCGATCCGCGCCGCCGAGGCGATGGGTGGAGGCATCCTCGCGGTGGACCTGATGGAAGCTCCCAGCGGGCTCGTGGTCCATGAGGTCAATCCCACCCCCGAATTCAAGTCCCTGCAAGCGGCGACCGGCCTCGACATCGCCGACCGCATCCTCGACTACGTCGCCGAGGTCGCCCGACGATGAGAGCCTCGGTGGTGGGCGGCAGCGGGTACGTTGGTGGCGAACTTCTGCGCCTCCTCCTCCGACACCCGCGCATCGAGCTCGAGCAGGTCTCCTCCGACTCGATGGCCGGCAAGGCGGTGACCCGGGCCCATCCCAACCTGCGCCGATCGACCGATCTGAGATTCGTCCCCCACGGCGAGCTCAAGCCCGCCGAGGTCACCTTTGTCGCGGTTCCGCACCGCGAATCGATGCATCGGATGCCCGAATGGCTTGCTCGGGGCGGGATCGTCGTCGATCTCAGCGCCGACCACCGGCTGAAGGACCCGAGCCAGTATCCTCAGTATTACGGGGTCACCCACCCGCATCCCGAGCTGCTCGTTCGCGCGGTCTATGGCCTGCCCGAGCTCCACCGCGAGGAGATCCGCGGGTCCTCGTTGATCAGCAACCCTGGATGCATCGCGGCGGCGACGATCCTCGCCCTGCGACCGCTCGTGGCCTCCGGTCTCGTGGATACGGATCGGCCCGTGGTCGTGGACGCCAAGAGCGGGTCCTCGGCCGGAGGCAGCGACAGTGGCCCCGCGTCGTCCCACCCGGAGCGTTCGGGCTCGATGCGCCTCTATGCACCCGCCGGCCATCGGCACACCGCGGAGATCGAACAGGAGACTGGAGCGAAGATCGGCATGTCGGCGCATGCGGTCGAGGCGGTCCGCGGCGTCCTATCCACGAGCCACGCGTTCCTGCGGGCGCCTGTTGACGAGAAGGAGATCTGGAGAGTCTACCGGGCCGCGTACGGCTCCGAGCCGTTCGTACGGATCGTGCACGAGGCCGATGGCATCCACCGGGAGCCGGAACCGAAGGTGCTCAGCGGGTCGAACTACTGCGATATCGGCTTCGCGCTCGATGCCCACACGGGTCGGGTCATCGCCACCTCGGCAATCGACAATCTGATGAAAGGAGCTGCCGGCAACGCCCTGCAAGCGCTGAACGTGGCGGTGGGGTTTCCCGAGACGATGGGCCTCGAGTTCCCCGGCCTGCATCCGATCTAGACCCATGACGATCGTCGTCAAGATCGGGGGCGCCGAGGGCAACGAGGTGGGCCCCGTGCTCGCCGATCTCGCGCGCCGCACCGACTACGTGCTGGTCCACGGTGGCTCGGGGGAGATCGATCGACTGGGCGAGTCGATGGGCCACCCCTCGAAGTACTACACGTCCCCGAGCGGAGTAGTATCCCGACACACCGACTCCGAGCACATGGACGTGGTGGTGCTGGCGATGGCCGGGCGGATCCAGACCGAGCTCGTCCGCGCGCTCGGTGCACTCGGCGTGCGCGCGGTGGGACTCAGTGGGGCTGACGGAGGGCTCCTGATCGCCCGGAAGAAGGAGGCAAGCCGCGCGATCGAAGACGGAAGGGTCGTTCGCGTGAAGGATGACCGCTCCGGTGTCGTTGAGGAGGTGCGCGCGGATCTGCTCCGGGTGTTGCTGGGCGCCGGGTACGTTCCGGTCATAGGGCCGCCCGCCATCTCCCGCACGGGAGAATTGCTGAACGTCGATGCGGATCGAGTGGCCGCTCAGGTCGCGGTGGCACTCGGCGCCGAAACGCTCCTCCTGCTCACGAATGTGGTCGGCGTGCTGCGGGATCGGAACGATCCGGCGAGCCGTATCGACTCGGTCTCCCGGGATGCGGTCGATTCCATGATGCCGTACGCCGAGGGGCGAATGCGCAAGAAGATCCTCGCGGCCCGAGAGGCCGCGGTCGGGGGGGTCGGCCGCATCGTGATCGCCTCGTCCATGGTCCCCGAGCCGGTCGAACACGCCCTGGCCGGTCACGGTACGGTGATCGAATGAACGATGCCGAACCCGTTCGGGGAGAGTTCGCGGCGGTGGGGCGGCGCGAGATCACGATCGTCCGAGGCGAGGGCGCCCGGCTCTGGGATGATCGGGACCGATCGTTCGTGGATCTCGGCATCTCCCTCGGAGTGGGCAATCTCGGCCACTCCAATCCAGCCATCGTACACGCCGTCGAGACGCAAGCGCGGCAGCTCATCCACGTCGGAAGCGCGTGCGACACTCCTCCCCGGCACGACTTCGTTCAGCGCCTCCTGGAACTCATGCCCCCCACGCTCGACCGGGTCTTTCTGTCGAATTCCGGGGCCGAGGGGATGGAGACGGCGTTGAAGTTCGCCCGCTCCTCGACCGCCCGGCCGGGGTTCGTTGCCGCGTTGCGCGGGTTCCATGGACGGACGCTCGGGGCGCTTTCGGCGACTTGGCGACGCGATCTGAGGGAACCGTTCGAGCCCCTCGTTCCCGGCTTTTCCCACGTGCCGTACAACGACGCCGCCCAGCTCGATCGGGCCGTGGACCAAACGACGGCCGCGGTCATCTTGGAACTGGTCCAGGGAGAAGGGGGCGTTCACGCCATCGACCCGGAGTACCTCCGCGCGGCCCGCGCGGTCTGCGATCGCAGCGGTGCGCTTCTCATCTTCGACGAGATCCAGACCGGCATGGGCCGGACCGGGCGCCGGTTCGCCTTCGAGCGGTGGGGGATCCTCCCCGACATCCTGGTCCTCGCCAAATCGCTCGCCGGTGGGGTTCCCATCGGCGCGACGATCACGACCGAGGACGTCGAGCGCCGATTCCGCGGCACGCACCACTCCACGTTCGGCGGGAATGCGCTCGCCTGCGCGGCAGGACGCGCGGCGCTCGACTACCTCGTCTCCGAGCGCCTGGACGAACGCGCCGAGCGTCTGGGGACCGAGGCGATGGCGCAGCTCCGCCGTTCGCCGAGCCCTCGCGTCCGTGAGGTCCGGGGTCTCGGTCTCCTGATCGGGATCGAGCTCAAGGAGCGGGCCGCGCCGTACCTTCAGGCCCTTCGCGAGCGGGGATTCCTCGCGATCGGAGCGGGGCCGAACGTCATCCGCTTGCTTCCTCCCCTCGTCATCTCCGAGGCGGACTGGTCCGCCGGATTGGCGGCGATCTCCGAGGTCCTTGCGGATGGATGATCCCGAGGTCCTGGTCGAGCTGCTGGAGGCCTACAGCCCCTCGGGCCATGAAGGGCCGGCCGTCGAGCGGTTCCGGGCCCTCGCCCAAAGGCTCGGCTACTCGGTCTCGAGCGATGTCGCGGGGAATGGGATTGCGAGGCGAGGCTCCGGCCGGCCCCAGATTCTCTTCCTCGGGCACATCGATACCGTCGAGGGGGCCTTGCCGGTCCGACGCGAGGGAACCCGCATCTACGGGCGGGGCGCGTGCGACGCGAAGGGACCCCTCGCCGCCGCCTTACTGGCGGGTCGGACGGCGCCCACTCGAGGAGAGGTCGTGGTCGTCGCGGCGGTCGGCGAAGAGACCGATAGCCGAGGGGCCCGCGCGCTCCTGGAAGCGTTCCGACCGGAGTACGTGATCGCGGGAGAGCCGAGCGGGTGGGATGGCCTCGCCGTCGGGTACAAGGGCGATCTACGGCTGAAGGCCATCTTCCTCGGCGATCGCGCTCACCTTTCGGCACCGACCGCGTCCACGGCCGATCGGGCGGTCGAGTGGATCCAGGGCCTGCGGCAGGAGGTTGCGCGGCGAACGGGCCCTACCCCGTTCCGTTCCCTGACCTTCAAGGTCATTTCCATTGCGACCACGACGGACGGGGGCGCGGAGCGCGTGGAGGTCGTGGTCGATCTGCGGATCCCTCCGGGATCCGGGGCCGCGGCTCTCCTCGCCCAGCTTCCGCGGGAGGGCGGGCCCGAGACCATCGAGCCGCTTGTGGAGCTCGACCCGTACGAAGGGGATCGCCTCGATCCGGTGGTCGCTGCGCTCTCACAGGGGATCCGGGCCGCCGGTGGACGACCGACCCTCTGGCGAAAGACGGGGACCTCCGATCTCAACCTCGTGGCGCCGGCCTGGAGAGTGCGAGGAGCCGCATACGGACCCGGAGATTCACGTCTCGACCACACCGACGGAGAGTTCCTGGAGGTCGAAGACCTCGACCGCGCCGTTCGCGTGCTCGCCCACGCCTTCGAGATTCTGGCCGCCGGAGAGGCGAGGCCTACTCCTCGTCGATCGGACGAGCGTGCTTGATGAACTCCCCGCTGCGCAACTCGCGCGCGGCCTGAACAAGCTCCTCTTGCGAGTTCATGACGATCGGCCCGTACCATGCCACGGGCTCGTGCAGCGGGCGACCGGAGACGAGCAGGAACCGCAGCGGCGCGTCCGCGGCATCGACCCAGATCGACTCCC from Thermoplasmata archaeon carries:
- a CDS encoding aspartate aminotransferase family protein, giving the protein MNDAEPVRGEFAAVGRREITIVRGEGARLWDDRDRSFVDLGISLGVGNLGHSNPAIVHAVETQARQLIHVGSACDTPPRHDFVQRLLELMPPTLDRVFLSNSGAEGMETALKFARSSTARPGFVAALRGFHGRTLGALSATWRRDLREPFEPLVPGFSHVPYNDAAQLDRAVDQTTAAVILELVQGEGGVHAIDPEYLRAARAVCDRSGALLIFDEIQTGMGRTGRRFAFERWGILPDILVLAKSLAGGVPIGATITTEDVERRFRGTHHSTFGGNALACAAGRAALDYLVSERLDERAERLGTEAMAQLRRSPSPRVREVRGLGLLIGIELKERAAPYLQALRERGFLAIGAGPNVIRLLPPLVISEADWSAGLAAISEVLADG
- the lysX gene encoding lysine biosynthesis protein LysX translates to MSDALRLGIFLTIVRPEEKQIFQAAEARGITVERLDDERMTFDLERPDLPVDVILNRSVSHSRGLYAMRFFAHYGIPTVNTADVIERAGDKILGSLRLREAGIPTPRTIVALTPEAALIALDQIGYPAVLKPPIGSWGRLMARVHSREEAEQIIEHKVALASPQHSVFYVQEYVPKPDRDLRVFVIGRTVVGAMYRHSSDWRTNAARGAESEAFDPPESVRALAIRAAEAMGGGILAVDLMEAPSGLVVHEVNPTPEFKSLQAATGLDIADRILDYVAEVARR
- a CDS encoding M20/M25/M40 family metallo-hydrolase, encoding MDDPEVLVELLEAYSPSGHEGPAVERFRALAQRLGYSVSSDVAGNGIARRGSGRPQILFLGHIDTVEGALPVRREGTRIYGRGACDAKGPLAAALLAGRTAPTRGEVVVVAAVGEETDSRGARALLEAFRPEYVIAGEPSGWDGLAVGYKGDLRLKAIFLGDRAHLSAPTASTADRAVEWIQGLRQEVARRTGPTPFRSLTFKVISIATTTDGGAERVEVVVDLRIPPGSGAAALLAQLPREGGPETIEPLVELDPYEGDRLDPVVAALSQGIRAAGGRPTLWRKTGTSDLNLVAPAWRVRGAAYGPGDSRLDHTDGEFLEVEDLDRAVRVLAHAFEILAAGEARPTPRRSDERA
- a CDS encoding lysine biosynthesis protein LysW, with protein sequence MTECPACDAHVECATMVAGEIFPCTDCGTELEVVTTLPTAVQLAPKEAEDWGE
- the argH gene encoding argininosuccinate lyase; protein product: MTTSTPAPAYVRTPATGFLSSLSVDRALARYDLAGSIAHAEMLGHAGILSASEVETLRGGLRRIARELAEGSFDWREDLEDVHTNMEVRLTELVGPVGGKIHSARSRNDQIALDERLFLRVAIYSVAQRTHELASKLLERARQEIETPLAGYTHLQRAQPVTLAHHLLAHFWRLQRDVDRLLATAARSNVSPLGAGALAGSTLPIEPDRVARRLGFDHPFENSLDAVSDRDGFVELAFDLALLSVHLSSMGEELVLWASAEFGYLRASPSLGSGSSLMPQKRNPDVAELARGKAGRTIGDLLALLVTLKGLPLAYNRDLQEDKAPVLDALSTTEATLAALIAVVPALEFERERMRETATDPAMRATDAAEHLVRHGVPFREAHERIAAHVAAHGGRFDDPEGVAGLGPGPSAAAWTFDPSDPLAGRLSPGGPAPIAVRRQIDLADARMRVAHSSLSSLGRSAGLIEELLQEEPK
- a CDS encoding [LysW]-aminoadipate kinase, whose product is MTIVVKIGGAEGNEVGPVLADLARRTDYVLVHGGSGEIDRLGESMGHPSKYYTSPSGVVSRHTDSEHMDVVVLAMAGRIQTELVRALGALGVRAVGLSGADGGLLIARKKEASRAIEDGRVVRVKDDRSGVVEEVRADLLRVLLGAGYVPVIGPPAISRTGELLNVDADRVAAQVAVALGAETLLLLTNVVGVLRDRNDPASRIDSVSRDAVDSMMPYAEGRMRKKILAAREAAVGGVGRIVIASSMVPEPVEHALAGHGTVIE
- the argC gene encoding N-acetyl-gamma-glutamyl-phosphate reductase; its protein translation is MRASVVGGSGYVGGELLRLLLRHPRIELEQVSSDSMAGKAVTRAHPNLRRSTDLRFVPHGELKPAEVTFVAVPHRESMHRMPEWLARGGIVVDLSADHRLKDPSQYPQYYGVTHPHPELLVRAVYGLPELHREEIRGSSLISNPGCIAAATILALRPLVASGLVDTDRPVVVDAKSGSSAGGSDSGPASSHPERSGSMRLYAPAGHRHTAEIEQETGAKIGMSAHAVEAVRGVLSTSHAFLRAPVDEKEIWRVYRAAYGSEPFVRIVHEADGIHREPEPKVLSGSNYCDIGFALDAHTGRVIATSAIDNLMKGAAGNALQALNVAVGFPETMGLEFPGLHPI